The DNA sequence AAAATGTTTGTCCAGTAATACTTGTTTGTTTCTCACCACCAAATTCTTGTTccactaaaaaatacaaaaattaggatAGTTAGACggtgaagtaattttttttttctatcaaataGGCCATGGTCAGAAAGATTTGAGAATAATACAGGCAGCTTTTTGGtcctaaaaagaaagaagacaaggaAATCTAGCAGTTAAAAAAGAGTAGGGGAGGAGGGGATCTAAGGATGGCCTCCCTTTGGGGAGACAGAAGAAACTTGAACATGTTTATAAGCTTTTAACTTGACAACCCTTGCCAAGCGAGAGTCTGATGGtgcaaaaaagagagaacaagagGGAAAGCAAGAACCCCAGTGGGATTGAATGGCAAAGAGGGCTTAGGAGAAATAGAAGTGTTAGTATAAAAATCTATAATGACTACAAAATAATAACGAATTACTCAATATAACAATTTAGAACAAGGTgcaaatgaaatgttttaagttttattatagCGTGACATTGTTCATTATTACTGCCAATGAACCCTTGTAAAATGTAGCTCcaccataaaatatttatttcagtccAGACCTACCAGTGAATAATTTGAAAATCTATAATAAAATGttcctattttattttgaagtcatATTCAAATAACGTTATCACCCCCTTTTTTTCCAGATTGGACTCCTTCTTATCCTGAGCCAGTGTATATCCCAACAGGCCTAGAAATGGAACCCCTTTATCCAGACTCCAAGGAAGACACCATAGTTTATCTAGCTGAAGATGGTGGGCACATTATGAGAAATGTTGctgtaaaatattatttgttacCTGGGTTAATGTCTTAGttatatttcttttgctgtttacAGTAGAAATTTAACATTACCAGGAAATTCCTGTCTCCATAAAGATGTCTGGTTATGTATTGATCCAAATATTGACTTAGTGCTAATTACATTTTTGAAGTTGTACTTAAGTTTATGCAAAGTTAAAGTAAAACAGCATGTTAGCCATTAAAATGGACAATTATATTTAGAATGAATTATGCTTCACatcagttttcaaaaataaatccaGTGGAGTGCTCTGAAACTATTGTTCCCTCTCCACCTATAGCTCACATTCATGCACTTGTTCAGATGTTTTTCTTGTAATTTCATGCCCCACCTACAGCTCTCACATTCATGAACTTGttcacatgtttttcttttaatttcatgcCTGTTGGATGCATTTGGGGGCttgtcatctttaaaagaaaataccccATATTCAAAAAATCCTCTAAGATTATATCTCAGAAAAGCATTCTTAACACTTACAGTATCTCAGGAAAGCATTCTTAATGCTATAAGTGCACTCATTCTTATTTGCATTCATATTTGCACTTTCATGGCTCTATTAGTGCAAAATCTTATGTCGTCTTTTATGATAGAGTGTGCTAATAATCAAACAGACATCTTGGGGCATATCCAAAATTGTACTGCTTCTGCAGCAGCAATGTGAGAAAGTATGGGACTCCTGCACAATTTAGCCATCAGAGTTCAGTATCTTAGAgtgttttatatattaaatataacttCCAAGGAAGCATATGTATTTTACTTAAGGAGCTAGCAAGACATACAGCAATTCATAGGGATAGTTTCCTGAACAGTAAGCAATTCCAGAAATCATTACTCACATACATACTTTTAAACAACTAGAATGAAAGAAATAGCTCTGAATGTTGCAAAAAAgtgatatttatttacttattcacaaAATTTTATTCACACAATTTTGTTTTCCAGCACagataaaagttatgtttacactatgcTGCATTCTATTAAGTATGCGATAATAGCATTGTATcttaaagaatgtatattctgtcatttaaaaatatcttattgCTAAAAAAAGTGCTAATGATTATCTGAACCTTCAGAAAGTTATGTTCTTTTTGATAGTGTAGATTCTTGCTTCATTGTTGATGGCTACTGACTGATGGTGGTTGCTGAAGATTGGAGTGtctgtgacaatttcttaaaaaaaggaaacaatgaagtttgccacatcaaTTGACTATTTCTTcaatgaaagatttctctgtagtatGTGATGCTgcttgatagattttttttttttttttgcttgatagcattttacccacagtagaacatCTTTCAAAACTGGAGTCATTCCTGTCAGAATCTGGAATCTTTGCCAGGAGTAGATTTCATCTCCAGAAACTACTTCCTTTGTTCATCCACAAGAAGCAACTCCTTATCCAtttaagttttatcatgagattgcagaaATTCACTTACACATCACACTGtatttctaattctagttcttttgctATTACTACCACATTAGCAGTTACTTCCCCTACTGAAGCTCTGAGCTGATTCGAATCAACTTCAGATTTCTTTTAATGTTGCTGTGCTTACTTCCTCCCataaatcacaaatgttcttaatggcctTAAGAATGGTGAATAtgccggtcccagccaaactgcaacaaaaaaatatccaggcgttgtgggtgcctgtagtgtcagctactcgggaggctgaggcaagagaatcgcctatgcccaagttctggaggttgctgtgagctgtaatgccacagcattctaccgagggtgacaaactgcaactctagctctaaaaaaaaaaaaaaaaaggaaagaaaaaaaaagaatggtgaatACTTTTCATAAAGTTTGTAATTTATTTtgtccagatccatcagaggaatcaccatctatggcagctatagccttacaaaatgtatttcttaaatggtAAGACTCAAAAGTCAAAGTTGCTCCTTGTTCTGGGCCTCTGAATGAATGCTGTGTTAGCAGGCACgaaaacattaatctccttgttCATCTCCATCaaagctcttgggtgaccaggtacaTTGTTAATGAGTAATAacatttcaatgtatttttttctgagcagcaGGTTTCAACAGTGGGCTTAACATATTcaataaaccatgctgtaaatatATGTGGTATCATTCAGGCTTTGATGCATCATTTATCTATAAagacagagtagatttagcataattctgaaGGGCTATAGGATTTTCAAAATGGCAAATGAGCATTCGTTCCCACTTTAAGTCACCAGCTTTATTCAGCCCTAACAAGAGAGTTAATCTGTCCTTTGTGGCTTTGAAGTCACATTGACTTCTTCTCTATAACTGTAAAAGTCCTAGATACCATCTTCTTCCAATAAAAGACTGTTTCCTCCACTGAAAATATGTTGTTCAGTGTAGCGAAACAACCACATCAGTGaacttagctagatcttctgggtaACTTGCCACAGCTTCTATATCAACACCTGCTACTTCACCCTGAGCTTTTATGTTAATGAAAATAGATTGTTTCCTTACCTCATGGACCAACCTCTACTAGATTCAGACTTTCCCTCTGTAGCTTCCTTGCCTTTCTCAGCCTTCATGGGCCTTGCTTTGGATTAGGCTTTAATTTATAGGAATGTTGTGCCTGGTTTGATCCAGATTACTGAAACTTTCTCCTTTATTAGAAATAaggttgttttgctttcttatcatttgtgcaTTCCctgaagtagcacttttaatttccttaaagtatttttttctttgcattcacaacttggctaactggtttaagagatttaatttttgtttggcctatctcagctttcaacatgATGTCTTCACTTAAATTTAATTATGTCTAGcatttgatttaaagtgagagacgtgggagtcttcctttcacttgaacacttacaGGCAACTGTAGGGTTGtcaattggcctaatttcaatattgttgtgtctcagagAATAGGGAGGCCCAAGAAGAAGGAAAGATATGGGGGAATGGCTGGCTGGTTGGTAAAGCTCTTAGAATATACACAACATTTCCATGTTGAGTTCACCATCTTATATGAGTGCAGTTTGTGTatccaaaacaattacaatggcAAGATCAAACATCATCAATCACAAACTACTATAACTGACACAAcgatgaaaaagtttgaaatattacgaaaattaccaaaatgtgacacagagacataaATTGAGTTCATGCTGTTAGAAAAATGGTGCTCATAGATATGTTTAACCCAGGGTTGCCACAAACTGTCAATTTGTATAAAACATAGTATAGGGCCAGGTGCATTGTCtcaacacctataatcccagcactctgagagtctaaggtgggagaactgcttaaactcaggagttttgATACCatccagagcaagagcaagaccccatctctacaaaaatagaaaaactagcagggagTAATGGCACATACtgttagtcctagctactcatggggatgagcccaggagtttgaggttacagtgaactatgacactCCCTCTGCATTCTAGctggagcaacagagcaagactctgtcttgaaaaataaataaataaaagaaacacaataTCTGTGAAGCAAAGTACTGGGTTTGTACTGATCATCCCCCTGTAATTTGAAAATATCCTAAGTTTTGACTTAGGGGTCTGGGTCTTGGTTGATCCAGATGTAACCCCATCATAAGTTAAGGAGGGTACTGAATCCATATTGCTTTCTCACCAttataaaagttgaaaaacttTAAGTCAAAACATCGTAAGTTAGAAACCATTAATATGTGATGTATCTTTTTCTCCCTGGCTGTCTTCAGCATTTTGACTATGATGTTTCTAGATTTGGTTATCTGTATATTTAACCTGGTGGAGCTTGTAAAACATCTTAGATCCATTGGTTAATAGGGATTTTGCCCCCAAATTTGAGTAAGTTTCAGCCattatttattcacatatttttttcatacCATTCTTCCTCTCCTGTCCTTTGAAATTCCAATTACATAATGTTGGATTTCTAGATATGTCCCACATGTCACtggatatttattctttttttccctctctatcTTTCAGTATGATTCAATTGTATTAGTCCTTAGTTCATTGGTTCTTTCTTTCACAATCTTcaaccatatttttcttttttaaattatttttaattataaattgacAAAGTagagttgtatatatttatagggtacaaagtgatgttatgatttataaatacaatgtgaaataattaaatcCTAAACCCATCTAATAAATCTTTCATTTGttgctgtaatttttatttctagaattttttttcatttttagtatccctttttcttttgagatttcttatctgttttctcattatctctatcttttcaaagagatatgaaaatatattcaaagttCTTCTCTGTTAATTTCAACACCAACATTTGGGTTATTTGGATGTCTCCATGGATCTCATTTTCCTGCTTCTCTGAacactttgtaattttttatcaTATGCAGGCCATTATAAAAGATATGttatagggaatctttttttcttaattatgtcAAATTTTGTTCTGGTAGGCAGTTAAATTGCTAGCATATTATTTTGCTTCTTTCGGGCTTGGTCTtactttttataaagacaggtttattttcattttaccctTAATCCTTGGTCATAGCCTTTTCTCTTGGGCATGTTCCTTATGCCTAAGGCATAGCCTTTCTGGAATTGTGGTTGAATGTCTTATGTGTTCCACAAAATCCTTCCACTCTGGATAAGTTGAAATTCCAACATATCCCAAATTGTACATCCTCTGGTATCTCAGCACGCAAGAGTGATCTCTCCTATCTTTCTTAGTCACATCCTTTGATTGTGTAGCCAAAATCTATGCCACGGACTAAGAAACCACTATATAGACTGCTTAGGCTCTCCTTCTGTGTAGTTTTATTCTCTCTAGTTTCTTGATTCACAAATTTCAACAGCCCCAAATAATAACCAATCTTGCTTCCTCAGCAATCTTGCCGCTTCCCTAGGCTGTAGTCCAAAAAGGACCAGGGCTAAACATGGACTAGCTTCATGTATTTATCTTCTTTCAATGACCCTATGTAATTCTGGTTCTTTTTGGTTATCCAAATGCATGGCAACTGCTCTTATTTTTTGTCCAGTGTTATAATTATTTATAGTGAAAGGGTAAGTTTAGAGCCAATTCCTTCATCATGACCAGAAGtggaatgaatatttttaatgtgagaaatatatacatttatttcagaCATTGCCTTTCTAGTCTAAATAGTCTTAGACTCTCTTACTTCAACACAAATCTATATAAATTAGTGTCAAATACTTTAGAATTTACAGTCCTTGTACTATTGCTTCACATTCTTCCTAGTTTAGATGAGATCTGGCTTGCACAAAATGGTATGGCCATATACTATATCCATATTCTATGCCTACATATTATAGGCATGTCTTGACATCGCTGTGGTCTTCTTCTCTCATCAGCTTATAAAGAGCCCTGTTTTGTGTATTCTCGAGTTGGGGGCAACCGAACACCCTTGAAGCAACCTGTGGATTCCTGTGACAACACTTTGATGTTTGAAGCAAGGTTTGAGAGTGGTAATCTACAGAAGGTAGTCAAAGTGtaggttttaattatttttattcaaggAGCTAGACCATcgactatttattttttatatagggTACATTAAAGTGCTTAGTAACTATTATTAAACTATAATTCCTTGAAGTATAGATGCTATTTAGAGATTGTTGCAGGGAATATAGAAAGTTCTGAATCCAAGCAATTTTAAGAGCTATGAGTTAAAGTTAAGCAGGTTTCTGTACTGTAAGTTTTCTATATAATGATATGAATTGTCACACACAGAATCGATCTCAAACATTTTAATGGAATACTTCTTGggatgaatattacataaaccaTCTCAAGGGCattatcttaaaatgtttatatggaaatttttaaacatatatgtaagtacaaagaataataaattcTACATTCAATACCATATGCCCATCATTTAGATTCAATAGCTATCAAAGTTTTGCAACATTTCATCTATTCATAGGTCATTATTTACagctatacacacacatacatataagtACATAGTGCTGATAGAATAGGAAGGTGTTTGGTGAAGAAAAAGAGTCACAACTAACCAGGCATGATTATTATGTATATAAACAATGTTCCAGTGAAATtattatgttttcctttatttaaatatCTCCAGTGACTAAGTGTGGGGATTCAAATAGTTATCAAATGCAGTTCTTGTCCTCAAGACGTTCAAATTGTGTAATCTCtgtgatcatattaatgtatatGTTTTTAATCTCTCCATGTCAGTTATTTTACATCCCTAGAATTacaatttaatagaaaatagGAATATATGTctgaagtaaagaaagaaatgttggaCTTTGGATTTCAATAACTCTTTAATTTTGTAATCATTTCTTTTGTAGAAAATATGATTGGGTTGACATATCCAGATTTTTATCAAATACCCATGGTTTTATGTGCTTTCTTGAGTTACAAAGGGATACAAGGGCTTTAGAATTAGTATAGAAGCAGTTTTTCAcccaataatatataaaattttaaaacttttatcttcTGAGTTACTTGCTATTGGATACTGCCtaaatgaacatttttctctACTAAACTTTTTATGATAGGCaaatatagtttttattatttaatttaaactcaaatgtcatttttacattttatgtgcttcctttcccttcctttttgttTATTAGGGCAGACTATGAATACCAACTGACTGTGCGCCCTGACCTCTTCACAAATAAACACACCCAGTGGTACTATTTCCAAGTCACTAATACCCAAGCAGGAGTAGTCTACAGATTCACAATTGTCAACTTCATCAAGCCTGCTAGTCTTTACAATCGGGGTATGCGCCCACTGTTCTATTCTGAAAAAGAGGCCGACACTCATCATATTGGCTGGCAGAGAATAGGAGACCAAATCAAGTATTATAGGAACAACCCTGGGCAAGATGGGCGCCATTATTTCTCTCTTACATGGACATTTCAATTTCCACACAACAAAGATACCTGCTACTTTGCTCACTGCTATCCCTACACTTACACCAACCTGCAAGAATACCTTTCTGGCATCAATAATGATCCAGTACGGTCTAAGTTTTGTAAAATACGTGTTTTGTGCCACACGCTTGCTAGGAACATGGTGTATGTTTTAACAATCACTACCCCTTTGAAGAACGCTGATTCAAGAACCCGAAAGGCCGTGATTTTGACTGCAAGGGTCCATCCGGGGGAAACCAACAGCTCATGGATTATGAAAGGCTTCCTAGATTATATTTTAGGAGACTCAAAGGATGCGCAATTGCTTCGGGACACTTTCGTCTTCAAGGTGGTACCTATGCTGAATCCAGATGGTGTGATTGTGGGAAATTATCGGTGTTCTTTAGCTGGACGGGATTTAAACCGTAATTATACATCTCTCCTGAAGGAATCTTTTCCTTCTGTATGGTATACCCGGAACATGATTCGTAGGTAAAATAAGCTTCAAGTTACCTCTATGCTTATTTAGTAAAGTTGGTAGTAAGAATTTTGCTCCCACAGTCCCACTCATTTTACTCTAACTTTTCTGAAGACCGTTTGCTATATAACTACTttatttttcccccattcttccCAACTCAGATTCTATACCCTTCTGGCATTATGCCAGGAGATTCACTAGCCTTCCTTTAAATAGTGAAATGCACTCCAGAATGTTTTGGTGGCTCTGTGAAACTAATAGTTAAACTTGAATATCCCAaatttggtttcttgaaaaagCTAACAGTCCACTGATGTTCACACTAGGATCTTTGAATCCTTTATACGAGAAAATTAATTACATCTCGCAGAGCCTTCTGGCACTGTGTTACTCATGGATGGCTCTGTGAGTCTTTTGTTCATCAGGTTACATACTCAGTTACACTTAAATGAATAATAGTctcatttccccctcccccaaaattgaacagtttgcattttctagaatttaagAATCTAGAACAGTAAAATGCACATAacataattatttgttgaataattgGGTGAATTATTTGATAGATTAAGGTGATAATCAGGAATATAAATGTGCTGCAGTGGAAAGATTTATTGGATTCACAGATCATCCATTCCAAGTTCTTCCAAGTTCAGGACCTCTTAACCTTTTTGGAGTTAAGCATATCACATTGAAATTCCTGCTATGTCATTTATTAACTATGCAAGCTGTGCAGTTTAGAAACCAGCATCAGTCTCAGTTTCGTCATTTATAAGGTAATTCCTCAACACTGGGAGGACCAAATGTGAAAATTATTACTAAAATACTCAGAATAGGATCTGGGACACTGAAAGCGTAAAACGTATTCAGTGTTTCCtcaaatgtaaaaagaaagaagttgttAATTTTAAGCAGATGTAGATATGAAAACTATTTGTAAACAATTTGGGGTTGTTCAAATGTTACAATGATTAGTATTTCTATGGAGAATGCTTATATCCTTGTCTAGGCTTTTGTTACCAGTAGCCCTCACAGGGCAAGCACATAAGAACCCTGTTACAAATCTGAGGATCCTAGGGGTGCCTCCAGGTCCTCAAAGGAGCTGACAGGTTTTAGGAAATAGTTACTTCTACTGTCCTGGACAGTTCAGCCTTAACTTTcacttttctatcattttatatCTGCTTAGGAACACAGGGAGTATGTTCACAGAGCTCCACAATGAGGAATGAAAACCCTTGTTTTATGCCCCTCCCAGATGTGAATTCCAGGATTTCTTGGATGCATTTGGGACATGtttaagtgataaaaataataatgatagccgggcgttgtggcaggcgcctgtagtcccagctactcgggaggctgaggcaagagaatcgcttaagcccaggagttggaggttgctgtgagctgtgtgaggccacggcactctaccgagggccataaagtgagactctgtctctaaaaaaaaaaaaaaaaaaaaaataataatgataagtaAATAACTTGtgacttatttttttcccagggATGGCAAACAATTAAAAGGGTGTTGACTTAATAAATGCAATGTGGCATCCTGTATTGGATTGTGGGATAGAAAAGGGGCATTAGTAAAAGAACTAGTGAAATTCAAATAAAGGTGGTAGTTAATAGCAATGTACCAATGttggtttcttcatttttcacAATGTACCATGGTCACATAATATGTTAACATTAGGGGAAACTGGGTGAGGGATATATAAGAACTGTCTCTACTACTTTTTCAACTATTgtctaaatataaaattactataaagtttattaaatatatacatatatagataatTTAATGTAAGATGAAAGGCTTTATATGCTGTTTTACTGCAGCAACATAGCATTTCCTTGGGAATTTATTATATaaagtaatatatataataaataatatgtagGGCACCTACAAACTTGATATTCATGTCTTATAATTTAGCTAGTTTTCTAAAAACTTGTAATGATCATTTAGTGGTTTTATGTCAGTCTTCTGTTATCAATTACAATTTATTAGGTaccaaatgagaaaagagaattaatACATGCAGGAAATATTAGTTTGGGATTTCATCATGGATTAAAAGAGTATTGTTTTTAATGGAAGTAATGCTTTAAATGTTTAGATTTAAGGTCTCAGTACTGCTATAAATCtaatatatttcatattattataaatatcatTGCTAGCATTTTGTATTTATCCTTCCAGATACAATAAGTGGTGcatgctattttgattatttaaataatataataatcctATCACCTTAACACACCACCCTTCTTTTACCTTTTGAAAGCCTCTTCTGTGAGTCATTTTCATCAATCAGTTTTGGgggcctattttttgttgtttttatattcATTGAATATTAAGTTATATACACTAAGGATTGTCCTCTTAAGGAATGtatgataatttctttaaaatattaattaagccgggcacggtggctcatgcctgtaatcctagcactctgggaggcaaggcaggtggattgccagagctcaggagttcaagaccaggctgagcaagaatggggcctcatctctaaaaacttagccaggcattgtggtgggtacctgtagtttcagctacttgggaggctgaggtaaaagaattgcctaagcccaagagtttgagattactgtgagctatgacaccatagtactctacccagagtgacaaagtgagactctgtctcaaaaaaaaaagtaaaaataaaatatttattagaaatatattggaaaaaaatcaattcaaaccTTAGTTACCTTTTTCTCAAAATGATAATAAGTCGCCACACTAATCAAGGGTTAAATATTGCTTAGCTTCAGGACCAAGTCATCAGGCACTCAATTTTTAACATATTGGGTACTTAATTATGTGCATAGTGCTATTCTAGATGATTTGAAGCATTTCCCATCATTAATGAGCTTACATAACAAAAATATGCAAACTTTGCTAGGCAAGTGCCAAGTAAATGGAACCAACATTAAATGCTACaggaatttaaagaaagaaaaacttttggGCTTGACTAGTTACAAAGGAAGTGAGACATGAGGTCAGTCTTGAAGACTAGGGGATAGCATTTACATTTCCAGAGATGAAGGAAAAAGGTATTCTAGTCAGAATTAATGTGAAAGGTAATGGGCAAAGACATGCGTGGGAAAACTTGAATAATAAAGCAGAGAGATCTTGTTGGAAAAATCTTGGAAATGAGGTCAATTTTGTCGTTATAATAAAAGACCACAGCATTCAGTTTTATACATAGTTTACAGTAAATTATTgtagattttaaatttaaaaagtatattaataATAACAGGCAAATAgataagaagagaaataaattgaaGGCTAGCATATAAAAAActctatttatttgtatattaccCTTGTAAATTGATAGTTGTACCCATAGAAGAAAAATACCGAAGTAAAATTTAGtaacttattctttttcttcttggtagactGATGGAGAAACGAGAGGTTCTTTTATATTGTGATATTCATGGCCACAGTAGGAAAGAGAACATCTTCATGTATGGCTGTGATGGTACCGAGAAGTCTAAAGCACTGTACTTACAACAACGAATCTTTCCACTTATGTTGAGCAAAAATTGTCCTGATAAAGTAAGCATCTTTTAAGATTATAACTTTTCCTTCACTAAACGTTGCCCATAAATAATCCTATTCAGTACACTGttttttcatttagttattttCGCTAGTTTATACAACTGACCATAAGAAAACAATTATATGGTTCTGTTTAGTgaccaataattttaaaatatggaaaaaaagaacaaaaatgcccCAAATGCTACCACCTTAGTACTGTGTCTCTATGTGAATATGGACAGTTAGCATTTACCAACATGTATCTGTCTACTTtcccttgtttaaaaaaaaaaaaaaaaaacttaaaaaaatagggtTTAGAAGGTCAACAGAGGGTGGGTTTGAGATGTTTGGATGGGTTAAGTGGACGTTTTGAGAACATGGCTTCTCCTTTGACAAGTACTCCCTTATCCCAAGTCCTCCCTTA is a window from the Nycticebus coucang isolate mNycCou1 chromosome 11, mNycCou1.pri, whole genome shotgun sequence genome containing:
- the LOC128598384 gene encoding cytosolic carboxypeptidase 3-like; the encoded protein is MIIITFYVLPFPSFLFIRADYEYQLTVRPDLFTNKHTQWYYFQVTNTQAGVVYRFTIVNFIKPASLYNRGMRPLFYSEKEADTHHIGWQRIGDQIKYYRNNPGQDGRHYFSLTWTFQFPHNKDTCYFAHCYPYTYTNLQEYLSGINNDPVRSKFCKIRVLCHTLARNMVYVLTITTPLKNADSRTRKAVILTARVHPGETNSSWIMKGFLDYILGDSKDAQLLRDTFVFKVVPMLNPDGVIVGNYRCSLAGRDLNRNYTSLLKESFPSVWYTRNMIRR